Proteins from a genomic interval of Nocardioides jishulii:
- a CDS encoding MaoC family dehydratase, with amino-acid sequence MRRFMSVDELRAAIGEDLGPGDWLLVDQERVDLFARATGDEQWIHLDVERARSGPFGATIAHGYLTLSLLPVLGASVFSLDTPGAKLNYGVNKVRFPQPLLVGKRVRARASVVDVAELGSGVQVILRTTVEIEGEAKPACVAESVVLLLS; translated from the coding sequence ATGCGACGGTTCATGAGTGTTGACGAGCTCCGTGCGGCCATCGGCGAGGACCTCGGTCCTGGCGACTGGCTCCTGGTCGATCAGGAGCGGGTCGACCTCTTCGCCAGGGCGACGGGGGACGAGCAGTGGATCCACCTCGACGTGGAACGAGCGAGGTCGGGGCCGTTCGGCGCGACGATCGCCCACGGCTACCTGACCCTGTCGCTCCTGCCGGTCCTGGGCGCCTCGGTCTTCTCCCTCGACACCCCCGGCGCCAAGCTCAACTACGGCGTCAACAAGGTCCGTTTCCCGCAGCCGTTGCTGGTCGGGAAGCGGGTCCGCGCCCGCGCCAGCGTGGTCGACGTCGCCGAGCTCGGCAGCGGGGTGCAGGTCATCCTGCGTACGACCGTGGAGATCGAGGGCGAGGCCAAGCCGGCCTGCGTCGCCGAGAGCGTCGTGC